From a single Lolium rigidum isolate FL_2022 chromosome 7, APGP_CSIRO_Lrig_0.1, whole genome shotgun sequence genomic region:
- the LOC124676782 gene encoding glucose-6-phosphate/phosphate translocator 2, chloroplastic-like, translating to MLAAAASVRLSPASTTKLTFKPIHLPPLPNAGLRPLSLSARPLYHQEPFLAASRDDRAASMAPPAATADGARPVETAETARSAKIGVYFATWWALNVIFNIYNKKVLNAFPYPWLTSTLSLAAGSAIMLASWATRIAEAPQTDLDFWKALSPVAIAHTIGHVAATVSMAKVAVSFTHIIKSGEPAFSVLVSRFFLGEHFPASVYFSLLPIIGGCALAAVTELNFNMTGFMGAMISNLAFVFRNIFSKKGMKGKSVSGMNYYACLSMLSLVILLPFAFAMEGPKVWAAGWQNAVAEIGPNFVWWVAAQSVFYHLYNQVSYMSLDEISPLTFSVGNTMKRISVIVASIIIFHTPVQPINALGAAIAILGTFIYSQAKQ from the exons atgctggccgccgccgcctccgtaagGCTCTCCCCGGCGTCCACCACCAAGCTGACCTTCAAGCCCATCCACCTCCCTCCCCTCCCCAACGCCGGCCTccgccccctctccctctccgcgCGGCCCCTGTACCACCAGGAGCCGTTCCTGGCGGCGTCCCGTGACGACCGCGCCGCGTCCATGGCGCCCCCTGCCGCCACCGCGGACGGCGCACGGCCGGTGGAGACGGCGGAGACCGCGAGGAGCGCCAAGATTGGGGTCTATTTCGCCACGTGGTGGGCGCTGAACGTGATCTTCAACATCTACAACAAGAAGGTGCTCAACGCGTTCCCGTACCCGTGGCTCACGTCGACGCTCTCCCTGGCCGCCGGCTCCGCCATCATGCTCGCGTCCTGGGCCACCAGGATCGCCGAGGCGCCCCAGACGGACCTCGATTTCTGGAAGGCCCTGTCTCCG GTGGCGATTGCGCACACAATCGGGCACGTGGCGGCGACGGTGAGCATGGCCAAGGTGGCCGTGTCCTTCACGCACATCATCAAGAGCGGGGAGCCGGCGTTCAGCGTGCTCGTCTCCAGGTTCTTCCTCGGCGAGCACTTCCCTGCGTCCGTGTACTTCTCCCTCCTTCCGATCATCGGTGGATGCGCTCTCGCCGCCGTCACCGAGCTCAATTTCAACATGACTG GATTCATGGGGGCAATGATCTCGAACCTCGCGTTCGTGTTCCGGAACATATTCTCCAAGAAGGGGATGAAGGGCAAGTCTGTGAGCGGTATGAACTACTACGCCTGCCTCTCCATGCTCTCCCTGGTGATCCTCCTCCCTTTCGCCTTCGCCATGGAGGGCCCCAAGGTGTGGGCTGCAGGCTGGCAGAATGCAGTCGCCGAGATCGGTCCCAACTTCGTCTG GTGGGTGGCTGCACAGAGCGTGTTCTACCACCTGTACAACCAGGTGTCCTACATGTCTCTTGACGAGATCTCGCCACTGACATTCAGCGTCGGCAACACAATGAAGCGTATCTCCGTCATTGTTGCCTCCATCATCATCTTTCACACGCCGGTGCAGCCTATCAACGCGCTCGGAGCGGCCATCGCCATCCTCGGAACCTTCATCTACTCCCAG GCAAAACAGTAA
- the LOC124678422 gene encoding 60S ribosomal protein L36a, producing the protein MVNVPKTRKTYCKNKECKKHTLHKVTQYKKGKDSLSAQGKRRYDRKQSGYGGQTKPVFHKKAKTTKKIVLKLQCQSCKHYSQRAIKRCKHFEIGGDKKGKGTSLF; encoded by the exons ATG GTGAACGTTCCGAAGACCAGGAAGACCTACTGCAAGAACAAGGAATGCAAGAAGCACACCCTTCACAAAGTCACTCAGTACAAGAAGGGAAAAGACAGCCTCTCTGCCCAAGGAAAGCGTCGTTATGACAGGAAGCAGTCGGGATATGGTGGTCAGACCAAGCCTGTTTTCCACAAGAAG GCAAAAACCACTAAGAAGATTGTGCTGAAGCTGCAGTGCCAGAGCTGCAAGCACTACTCCCAGCGCGCCATCAAG AGGTGCAAGCACTTTGAGATCGGTGGAGATAAGAAGGGCAAGGGGACATCTCTCTTCTAA